The following proteins come from a genomic window of Achromobacter sp. AONIH1:
- a CDS encoding siderophore ferric iron reductase yields MSRELDELLALTATLVPGLEGRVEDPVEERFESGFRSPAQRAADRRAAAPDGVRPASGIRPGADNAAAIRDLRDWWLERHPEAGPHYLALRCWGLLIWQPVYLGMIAAHRSAIAPDLGRLDQPVVNGFICGYSIGRHDPLRGCLRQRMDAIAAQLRQICAAFYRELTQVLSLNPRAAACMQADCVLSALLAARSGEPAAANAWARETAADWLARLGIAGRSGYLAYQRDGLPVIAVDRQVCCHHFRRRDGDYCSTCPKLDTAERIARLDAESAVPA; encoded by the coding sequence GTGAGCCGCGAGCTGGATGAACTGCTGGCGCTGACCGCCACCCTCGTGCCGGGCCTGGAAGGCCGGGTCGAGGACCCGGTCGAGGAGCGATTCGAAAGCGGGTTCCGGAGTCCGGCGCAACGCGCGGCTGACCGCCGGGCGGCAGCCCCGGACGGCGTTCGGCCGGCGTCCGGCATCCGTCCCGGCGCCGACAACGCCGCCGCCATCCGCGACCTGCGCGACTGGTGGCTGGAGCGCCATCCCGAGGCCGGCCCACACTATCTGGCGCTGCGCTGCTGGGGCCTGCTGATCTGGCAGCCCGTCTACCTGGGCATGATCGCCGCGCACCGCAGCGCCATCGCGCCCGACCTGGGCCGGCTCGACCAGCCGGTCGTCAACGGCTTCATCTGCGGCTACAGCATCGGCCGCCACGACCCGCTGCGCGGCTGCCTGCGGCAGCGCATGGACGCCATCGCCGCCCAGCTGCGGCAGATCTGCGCCGCGTTCTACCGCGAGCTGACCCAGGTCTTGAGCCTGAATCCCCGCGCCGCCGCCTGCATGCAGGCCGATTGCGTGCTGTCGGCCCTGCTGGCCGCGCGCAGCGGCGAGCCCGCCGCCGCCAATGCCTGGGCCCGCGAGACCGCGGCCGACTGGCTGGCGCGGCTGGGCATCGCCGGCCGCAGCGGCTACCTGGCCTATCAGCGCGACGGCCTGCCGGTCATCGCCGTGGACCGCCAGGTCTGCTGCCATCACTTCCGCAGGCGCGACGGCGACTATTGCAGCACCTGCCCCAAACTGGATACAGCCGAGCGCATCGCGCGCTTGGACGCCGAAAGCGCCGTGCCCGCCTGA